One Rhineura floridana isolate rRhiFlo1 chromosome 14, rRhiFlo1.hap2, whole genome shotgun sequence genomic region harbors:
- the RPS27L gene encoding ribosomal protein eS27-like isoform X2 → MPLTRDLSHPSLEEEKRKHKKKRLVQSPNSYFMDVKCPGCYKITTVFSHAQTVVPCVGCSTVLCQPTGGKARLTEGCSFRRKQH, encoded by the exons ATGCCC CTGACTAGAGATTTAAGTCACCCGTCCTtagaggaggaaaagagaaaacaCAAAAAGAAACGCCTGGTGCAGAGTCCAAATTCCTACTTCATGGATGTCAAATGTCCAG GATGCTACAAGATCACCACAGTGTTCAGCCATGCTCAGACAGTGGTGCCCTGTGTAGGATGTTCGACAGTCTTGTGCCAGCCCACGGGAggcaaagccagactcacagaag GTTGCTCATTTAGAAGAAAGCAACACTGA
- the RPS27L gene encoding ribosomal protein eS27-like isoform X1 has translation MNRVFMLTRDLSHPSLEEEKRKHKKKRLVQSPNSYFMDVKCPGCYKITTVFSHAQTVVPCVGCSTVLCQPTGGKARLTEGCSFRRKQH, from the exons atgaatagggttttcatg CTGACTAGAGATTTAAGTCACCCGTCCTtagaggaggaaaagagaaaacaCAAAAAGAAACGCCTGGTGCAGAGTCCAAATTCCTACTTCATGGATGTCAAATGTCCAG GATGCTACAAGATCACCACAGTGTTCAGCCATGCTCAGACAGTGGTGCCCTGTGTAGGATGTTCGACAGTCTTGTGCCAGCCCACGGGAggcaaagccagactcacagaag GTTGCTCATTTAGAAGAAAGCAACACTGA